One part of the Quercus lobata isolate SW786 chromosome 7, ValleyOak3.0 Primary Assembly, whole genome shotgun sequence genome encodes these proteins:
- the LOC115952588 gene encoding protein SMG7-like encodes MTVLMDNSLVSSRDRVQRLYNKNVELENRRRRLAQARVPSDPTAWQQMRENYEAIILEDHAFCEQHDIEYALWQLHYRRIEELRAQLNAAVAANVSATSQGAKSSLRPDRITKIRSQFKTFLSEATGFYHDLMLKIRAKYGLPLSSFPDDQENKMVKSKGGNKSAEMKKGLISCHRCLIYLGDLSRYKGLYGEADSKSRDFAAASSYYLQASSLWPSSGNPHHQLSILASYSGDELLSIYRYFRSLAVDNPFSTARDNLIIAFEKNRQNFSQLLGDGKASTIKTAHVRTPGKGRGKGGAVRLLKDDKTDASFVKESQSSIPDTFKAFSIRFVRLNGVLFTRISLETFVDVFSVVISDFLELLSSGQEDVYNFGSSAAENGLMIVRLISILIFTVYNVNRESENQSYAELLQRSVLLQNAYTATFEFMGHILQRCMQLHDPTESYLLPGVLIFLEWLACHPEIAARSEVEEKEATARSSFWNNCISFLNKLLSSGFMSINEDKDETCFFNMSRYDEGEIANLFALWEDYELRGFLPLVPAQMILDFSRKQVGSDGSDKEKKARFQRIIAAGKSLVSVVRVGQEYMYFDPRLKNFAIGAEPQISDDFGLPSSLEMPASNGLEQEPREKKMNVGVFPPKAQLYAEGEEEDEVIVFQPFVAYKHANFIDPELSSYDALVPGGNDSQGDMGSCDVSVSAPLEGRVSGNALDSNLGPNALNAQLGPPTSLATILPQHVQSFQPSTSKWLLEQQARLASGLNKLNRTENGVVVKPGLREHFGVLQHAALSLPFPHSINTSSGNEFAQGFDAGIPSKFDSIMSTGASFDSLSLNPSSTLAASLRKNPVSRPLRHFGPPPGFKPVAPNFDDESLSYTTLKDETSQLDDYRWLDGYQMPSSANCTRFDNSINHTPQSYHQASKGNMGMISFPFPGKRVPTSQVQVENQMNWQEYQAPDPLKAYQGLHQQKTNKMNQDFIPLPKQYQGQSIWDDRFFV; translated from the exons ATGACAGTTCTGATGGATAATTCTTTGGTTTCATCGAGGGACCGCGTTCAACGTCTTTACAACAAG AATGTTGAGTTGGAGAATAGGCGTAGGAGATTGGCCCAAGCAAGAGTTCCCTCAGATCCCACTGCCTGGCAACAGATGCGAGAGAACTATGAAGCAATTATTCTTGAAGATCATGCTTTCTGTGAACAACATGATATAGAGTATGCTCTATGGCAATTGCATTACAGGAGAATCGAGGAGCTCCGTGCACAACTTAATGCTGCTGTGGCTGCAAATGTTTCGGCCACTTCCCAGGGTGCGAAATCTTCTTTAAGACCTGATCGAATCACAAAAATACGCTCTCAGTTTAAAACCTTTCTTTCTGAAGCAACTGGATTTTATCATGATCTGATGTTGAAAATCAGAGCAAAGTATGGTTTACCCCTGAGTTCTTTTCCAGATGATCAAGAGAATAAGATGGTTAAGTCTAAAGGTGGAAATAAATCTGCTGAGATGAAGAAAGGCTTGATTTCTTGTCATCGTTGTCTGATTTATCTGGGTGACCTATCACGTTATAAAGGTTTATATGGGGAAGCTGATTCCAAAAGTAGAGATTTTGCAGCCGCATCAAGTTACTATTTGCAAGCTTCTTCACTCTGGCCTTCAAGTGGCAACCCTCATCATCAG CTTTCAATATTGGCTTCCTATTCCGGGGATGAATTGTTGTCAATCTATCGCTATTTTCGGAGTCTGGCAGTTGATAACCCCTTTTCAACTGCAAGAGATAATTTGATTATTGCATTTGAGAAG AATCGACAGAATTTTTCCCAGCTGCTTGGAGATGGCAAAGCTTCCACAATCAAGACTGCACATGTGAGAACGCCTGggaaaggaagaggaaaaggTGGAGCAGTGCGCCTATTGAAAGATGATAAAACAGATGCAAGTTTTGTTAAGGAAAGTCAATCCAGTATACCTGATACATTTAAAGCTTTCAGCATTCGGTTTGTCCGACTTAATGGTGTACTCTTTACTCGCATAAG CTTGGAAACATTTGTAGATGTTTTCTCTGTGGTTATTAGTGATTTTCTTGAGCTTCTTTCTTCTGGGCAAGAAGATGTTTACAATTTTGGTTCAAGTGCCGCAGAGAATGGACTTATGATTGTTAGGCTTATAAGCATTCTCATATTCACAGTTTACAATGTCAATAGGGAAAGTGAGAATCAATCGTATGCTGAATTGTTACAACGTTCTGTTCTTCTTCAGAATGCATATACTGCTACCTTTGAATTTATGGGACACATACTTCAGAGATGCATGCAGTTGCATGATCCAACAGAAAGTTATTTACTACCTGGAGTGCTGATATTTTTGGAGTGGCTAGCTTGTCATCCAGAAATTGCAGCTCGCAGTGAAGTTGAGGAGAAAGAAGCTACTGCTAGATCATCTTTCTGGAATAATTGCATTTCATTCTTGAACAAGCTCTTGTCAAGTGGATTCATGTCCATTAATGAGGACAAAGACGAAACATGTTTTTTCAATATGAGTAGGTATGATGAAGGGGAAATTGCTAATCTGTTTGCATTGTGGGAAGACTATGAATTGAGAGGGTTTCTCCCTCTTGTTCCTGCACAAATGATTCTTGATTTTTCACGGAAGCAAGTTGGAAGTGATGGTAGTGACAAGGAGAAAAAAGCTCGTTTTCAGAGGATTATAGCAGCCGGAAAGTCTCTTGTTAGTGTAGTTCGGGTTGGGCAAGAATACATGTATTTTGATCCAAGGTTGAAAAACTTTGCTATTGGTGCTGAGCCTCAAATATCCGATGATTTTGGGCTTCCTAGTTCTTTGGAAATGCCTGCATCAAATGGCTTGGAGCAAGAACCACGGGAGAAGAAAATGAATGTGGGAGTTTTTCCACCAAAGGCACAATTATATgcagaaggagaagaagaggatgaGGTTATTGTTTTTCAACCATTTGTGGCTTATAAGCATGCTAATTTCATTGATCCAGAGTTGTCTTCTTATGATGCTCTTGTCCCTGGTGGTAATGATTCCCAGGGTGATATGGGAAGTTGTGATGTTTCTGTTTCAGCTCCACTTGAAGGTAGAGTATCAGGGAATGCATTAGATTCAAATTTAGGCCCAAATGCTCTCAATGCACAGTTAGGTCCTCCCACATCACTTGCTACCATTCTGCCCCAGCATGTGCAATCTTTCCAACCAAGTACATCAAAGTGGCTGCTTGAACAGCAAGCTCGTCTGGCCAGTGGATTAAACAAATTGAACAGAACAGAGAATGGGGTTGTTGTGAAACCAGGTTTGCGAGAACATTTTGGAGTTTTGCAGCATGCAGCACTGTCGCTTCCTTTTCCTCACTCTATTAATACAAGTTCTGGCAATGAGTTTGCTCAGGGTTTTGATGCTGGGATACCGTCTAAGTTTGATTCAATTATGTCTACTGGAGCCAGCTTTGATAGTCTCTCTCTGAATCCATCATCAACCTTGGCAGCAAGTTTAAGAAAGAATCCAGTGAGTCGGCCACTAAGACACTTTGGTCCTCCTCCTGGATTTAAGCCTGTTGCTCCAAATTTCGATGATGAGTCCTTGTCTTACACTACTTTGAAGGATGAGACCTCGCAGTTGGATGATTATAGATGGCTAGATGGATATCAGATGCCATCGTCAGCTAATTGCACCAGGTTTGACAATTCCATAAATCATACACCACAATCATATCACCAAGCAAGTAAGGGCAATATGGGGATGATAAGTTTTCCATTTCCTGGAAAACGAGTTCCAACATCTCAAGTCCAAGTGGAAAACCAGATGAACTGGCAGGAATACCAGGCTCCTGATCCTCTGAAAGCATACCAGGGACTGCACCAGcagaaaactaataaaatgaaTCAGGATTTCATTCCACTGCCGAAACAGTATCAAGGACAATCTATCTGGGATGATCGGTTCTTTGTGTGA